The following are encoded together in the Rhodopirellula bahusiensis genome:
- a CDS encoding serine/threonine protein kinase: MPLQLVDFWKRMVQSGLADASVPPIWAADFANDHGGQPPSDPASLASWLVKTGRVAKYPVSRLLRHTTWESDFPDTPILRIPPLTLVAADKTAPFPFSDWQTVVCDSPQPGGKPNSGWLRQIDPAGLPAEAAENLRSHAELTHPSLQPIEILPLRNGPLGEPIGGRRDFAGVFSSLPAGKCLDPPKQPKSVQQIVAGMNPLCDALTAMHSGKMVHGEVHRDRVWISETGQWSLLRDPFASLANAAGQGGKLNRDAWLESSPDYQSNWSPERLADSAGHTLTVSDDVFSLGCLGYELRFGRPAFEGPSRTALPSELTTAVGQGATGDPLCRVLAAALAKDPNARFASVDQFAQALKVAASATPEEATVQQPVSEKQPPAKKQAPVEKQVPVEKQVAIKKQTPVKSSTDADKPVVVEAAVAKAVNVEAGKQATAPTKPKADLKNESKQTTQTADASKPVPAQKPPTEPKRSVEPTPSTPSENEEQPASVKTGVAEPEVAKTEVVEAAAAATSTTDASEPATTPIKPEAEETVAGSVAPTRRRRKRRNQKAWYGIYALCIPVLVLVVVLATRDKTPREIAKRVRPPVPKFIPRVSSDTDRPTTPVRSPARRPEPSTTGIQVVDNEQMLWAPPDLQADGEQVSRATGLLPPGPAAVVTMDWQRLHQLQLLELFGPETQGWLETLNQWTGVSSDTISHVALAWFPGQEGVPEVAAAIRLSEPKSLETLLDAWDASAARGPGGETIYAGDTRDALAYYPMSKGRPAEAAEDLVDAFAVGSIARIGEVAEMGGAPVVLPRLLEELWQSARPDDAIAFLTQPNFLVSDARRWMDATSPALIPWIRQNLLADCGGMLVRVASTSENSSDDASADPAGSYVEVRLASAPGVNPTDLATPLREQLDNAPRWAEDFLVTRDIDPSWRLLAARLPSMWAFAEENVRAGRVDRNVVWNAYLPPLALPQLTLATLLATNTTTQPVSVSMANNQTKLSIDEMLDRKMSVSFDQESLQFAVDTIAEEFNRDLSSDNQLPPIEIIGGDLQKMGITQNQQIRDFAKSDVPLRTVLTDLVLGANPDRTATGPDDPKQALVWVVKPDKSAILITTRLASDGQYELPSEFVRQASP, encoded by the coding sequence ATGCCGCTGCAACTTGTTGATTTTTGGAAACGGATGGTCCAAAGCGGACTCGCCGACGCCTCCGTCCCACCAATCTGGGCCGCCGATTTCGCGAACGATCACGGGGGACAACCGCCTTCGGATCCCGCGTCACTGGCGTCTTGGCTGGTCAAAACCGGGCGTGTCGCGAAATATCCGGTCTCACGGTTGTTGCGTCATACCACGTGGGAATCTGATTTCCCTGACACGCCGATCCTGCGGATTCCGCCGCTGACGCTGGTCGCAGCCGATAAAACGGCTCCTTTTCCGTTCTCTGATTGGCAAACGGTGGTTTGCGACTCTCCGCAACCTGGTGGAAAGCCGAATTCCGGTTGGTTGCGACAAATCGATCCGGCTGGGTTGCCGGCCGAAGCCGCTGAGAATTTGCGTTCGCATGCCGAGCTGACGCATCCGTCGTTGCAACCCATCGAGATTTTGCCGTTGCGAAACGGTCCGCTGGGAGAACCCATCGGCGGCCGTCGCGATTTCGCAGGTGTGTTCAGTTCGTTGCCGGCTGGGAAATGCTTGGATCCGCCGAAGCAACCCAAATCGGTCCAACAGATAGTTGCCGGGATGAACCCGCTTTGCGACGCGCTGACCGCGATGCACTCGGGCAAAATGGTGCATGGGGAAGTTCATCGCGATCGCGTCTGGATCAGTGAAACGGGTCAATGGAGTTTGCTCCGAGATCCGTTCGCGTCGCTGGCAAATGCGGCTGGCCAAGGTGGCAAACTCAATCGAGATGCTTGGCTCGAGTCATCGCCAGATTACCAATCGAATTGGTCTCCAGAACGGCTCGCTGATTCCGCCGGTCACACGCTGACGGTTTCCGATGATGTCTTTTCGCTGGGGTGCTTGGGATATGAATTGCGATTCGGTCGACCGGCATTTGAAGGTCCGTCACGAACGGCGCTGCCTTCCGAGTTGACTACCGCGGTTGGGCAAGGTGCGACGGGCGATCCATTGTGCCGAGTCTTGGCGGCAGCTTTGGCGAAGGATCCAAACGCCAGGTTCGCAAGTGTCGACCAGTTCGCTCAAGCGTTGAAGGTGGCCGCGTCGGCGACTCCAGAAGAGGCAACCGTCCAGCAGCCAGTTTCAGAGAAACAACCACCAGCCAAAAAGCAGGCACCGGTAGAGAAGCAGGTACCAGTTGAGAAACAGGTAGCAATCAAGAAGCAGACACCAGTTAAAAGCTCGACCGACGCGGACAAGCCTGTGGTAGTTGAGGCAGCGGTTGCTAAGGCAGTGAATGTTGAGGCAGGCAAGCAAGCGACTGCGCCGACCAAGCCCAAAGCGGATCTCAAAAACGAGTCCAAGCAAACCACTCAAACGGCAGACGCATCCAAGCCAGTGCCTGCACAAAAACCGCCCACTGAACCAAAGCGTTCAGTGGAACCAACGCCGAGCACTCCATCCGAGAACGAGGAGCAACCGGCGTCCGTGAAGACTGGAGTCGCGGAACCAGAAGTAGCAAAGACGGAAGTGGTGGAGGCAGCTGCCGCTGCGACGTCAACGACTGATGCTAGCGAACCGGCCACAACGCCAATCAAACCTGAAGCTGAAGAGACAGTTGCTGGCTCAGTTGCTCCCACACGCCGCCGACGAAAGCGACGCAATCAAAAAGCTTGGTACGGGATCTATGCGTTGTGCATTCCTGTGTTGGTGCTGGTCGTCGTGTTGGCAACGCGAGACAAGACTCCGCGAGAGATTGCCAAACGAGTCCGTCCGCCGGTCCCCAAGTTCATTCCTCGCGTTTCGAGCGACACCGACCGACCAACGACGCCTGTTCGCTCGCCCGCTCGTCGGCCTGAGCCATCCACCACCGGCATTCAAGTCGTCGACAACGAACAAATGCTGTGGGCGCCGCCGGACTTGCAAGCCGATGGCGAGCAGGTCAGTCGAGCCACCGGCTTGTTGCCTCCCGGTCCAGCGGCGGTGGTGACGATGGATTGGCAGCGACTTCATCAGCTCCAACTCTTGGAGTTGTTCGGTCCCGAAACGCAGGGATGGTTGGAGACGTTGAACCAATGGACTGGCGTGTCGTCCGACACAATCTCTCATGTCGCATTGGCTTGGTTCCCCGGACAAGAAGGCGTGCCCGAAGTCGCCGCCGCGATTCGATTGAGCGAGCCGAAGTCGTTGGAAACGTTGCTCGACGCCTGGGACGCTTCCGCCGCGCGTGGTCCCGGCGGCGAGACGATTTACGCCGGCGACACTCGCGACGCCTTGGCGTACTATCCAATGTCCAAAGGGCGTCCCGCCGAAGCCGCTGAAGATCTGGTCGACGCATTCGCCGTCGGTTCCATTGCTCGCATCGGTGAAGTCGCCGAGATGGGCGGTGCGCCGGTTGTGTTGCCTCGACTACTGGAAGAGCTGTGGCAGTCCGCGCGACCCGATGATGCGATTGCATTTCTGACCCAGCCCAATTTTCTGGTGAGTGATGCGAGGCGTTGGATGGACGCGACATCGCCGGCTTTGATTCCCTGGATTCGACAAAACCTGCTGGCTGATTGCGGAGGTATGTTGGTTCGGGTGGCATCGACGTCTGAGAATTCTTCCGATGATGCGTCGGCTGATCCAGCGGGATCGTACGTTGAGGTTCGCTTGGCATCGGCACCCGGCGTCAACCCAACCGATTTGGCAACGCCGCTTCGCGAACAACTCGACAACGCACCGCGATGGGCAGAAGACTTCCTGGTGACGCGGGACATCGATCCGTCGTGGCGTTTGCTTGCCGCGAGACTTCCATCGATGTGGGCGTTCGCAGAAGAAAACGTGCGTGCCGGTCGCGTGGACCGAAATGTGGTTTGGAACGCGTACCTCCCGCCACTCGCGTTGCCGCAATTGACGTTGGCAACGTTGCTGGCAACCAACACGACGACCCAACCAGTGTCCGTGTCGATGGCGAACAACCAAACCAAACTGTCGATCGATGAGATGCTTGACCGGAAGATGTCGGTCAGCTTCGACCAAGAGTCGTTGCAGTTCGCGGTCGACACGATCGCCGAAGAGTTCAATCGCGATTTGTCGTCGGACAATCAACTGCCACCGATCGAGATCATCGGCGGCGACTTGCAGAAGATGGGCATCACCCAGAACCAACAGATTCGCGACTTTGCAAAGAGCGACGTTCCATTGCGAACCGTGCTGACGGATTTGGTTCTGGGAGCCAACCCGGACCGAACCGCAACCGGACCGGACGATCCCAAGCAGGCTTTGGTGTGGGTGGTGAAACCGGACAAATCGGCGATCTTGATCACGACACGTTTGGCGTCCGACGGCCAGTACGAATTGCCATCCGAGTTTGTCCGCCAAGCGAGTCCATGA
- the glgA gene encoding glycogen synthase GlgA, whose amino-acid sequence MNIVYLTTEAVPFAKTGGLADVCGTLPKVVAAQGHRCAVIMPAFSSIERSLQPIETTDISFAVPMSDQKLIGCRLLKSQLPKDPNDPEDSADVPVYFIDQPQYFRRPSLYGDANGDYHDNAERFIFYCRAAIIAMTRLGYPVDLVHCNDWQSALVPALMKAESDKASKTQPVATMLSIHNMAYQGNFGFDAFPWTGLSWDHFRPESFEYYNQLNFLKTGVVTTDVVSTVSPTYALEIQTPQYGCGLDSILQGISQPVAGIINGIDTSIWNPETDPHLKRNYSVTDWADAKIDNKLSLQAEVGLPQDPDVPLLGLIGRLADQKGWDLILPVLRQHLAESRPTQWVVLGSGDPKIEEQLRELTELHPDQLAAYIGFSDALAHRIEASSDMFIMPSHYEPCGLNQLYSLRYGTPCVVTKTGGLADTIVDATPENVAANLATGFHLNDSSTGALDHAINRALQLRYHSPEKWKNLVEFGMSQDWTWRKSADQYIQLYARTISLNRRRRSGN is encoded by the coding sequence TTGAATATCGTCTACCTGACGACCGAAGCTGTCCCATTCGCGAAAACCGGTGGATTAGCCGACGTCTGCGGCACGCTGCCCAAAGTGGTTGCCGCCCAAGGCCACCGCTGTGCGGTCATCATGCCCGCTTTTTCGTCGATCGAACGTTCGTTGCAACCGATCGAAACGACCGACATCAGCTTCGCGGTCCCAATGTCCGATCAAAAGCTGATTGGATGTCGCCTGCTAAAAAGCCAGCTACCGAAAGATCCCAACGATCCAGAGGATTCGGCCGACGTCCCGGTTTACTTCATCGACCAACCGCAATACTTCCGGCGACCGTCGTTGTATGGCGACGCAAACGGCGACTACCACGATAACGCCGAACGATTCATCTTTTACTGCCGCGCCGCGATCATCGCGATGACGCGACTCGGTTATCCAGTCGATTTGGTGCACTGCAACGACTGGCAATCCGCACTGGTACCAGCATTGATGAAAGCGGAGTCGGACAAGGCGTCCAAGACTCAGCCCGTCGCGACGATGCTGTCGATCCACAACATGGCGTACCAAGGCAACTTCGGATTCGATGCGTTTCCATGGACAGGCCTGAGCTGGGATCACTTCCGACCAGAATCGTTCGAGTACTACAACCAGCTGAACTTTCTCAAAACCGGCGTGGTGACCACCGATGTCGTTTCGACGGTCAGCCCCACGTACGCTCTCGAGATTCAAACGCCACAATATGGATGCGGTCTGGACTCGATCCTGCAAGGCATTTCGCAACCAGTCGCAGGGATCATCAACGGGATCGACACCAGCATTTGGAATCCCGAAACCGATCCGCACCTCAAACGGAACTACAGCGTCACCGATTGGGCCGACGCCAAAATCGACAACAAACTCTCCCTGCAGGCCGAAGTGGGATTGCCCCAAGACCCTGACGTTCCATTGCTGGGTTTGATCGGTCGCTTGGCTGATCAAAAGGGCTGGGACCTGATTCTTCCGGTGCTGCGTCAACACCTTGCTGAATCGCGTCCGACGCAGTGGGTGGTGCTCGGCAGCGGTGATCCCAAGATCGAAGAACAATTGCGTGAACTGACCGAGCTGCACCCGGATCAATTGGCAGCGTACATCGGCTTCAGCGATGCACTGGCTCATCGCATCGAAGCGTCCAGCGACATGTTCATCATGCCCAGCCACTACGAACCCTGCGGGCTGAACCAACTCTATAGCCTTCGCTATGGAACGCCATGCGTTGTGACCAAGACCGGAGGCTTAGCGGACACAATCGTGGATGCAACTCCGGAGAACGTTGCGGCAAATCTCGCCACTGGCTTTCACTTGAATGACAGCAGCACGGGCGCACTTGACCACGCGATCAACCGGGCTCTGCAGCTTCGATATCACTCTCCCGAAAAATGGAAAAATCTTGTCGAATTTGGGATGTCGCAGGATTGGACGTGGAGGAAAAGTGCAGACCAATACATTCAGCTTTATGCCCGCACAATTTCCCTAAATCGTCGAAGGCGATCGGGAAACTAA
- a CDS encoding galactose-1-phosphate uridylyltransferase has protein sequence MKTQQSGVHIDSRQTSLNETSRTAEHSRPAEQSGLDTQSVTDLQTERDKAAPSRSNSPAAKTKQSSESTYQRAEVLVDRLVDAEILEQPHREGSHVDFPDESHVQTGRSRQDPISGSWTIFAPGRARRPDQFKSHRPKPDVSMDCPFCHGNEHLTPASVWSAKLSEDEEVVPQSADWTVRVVPNLFPAIKPESKVKQEPANEEGEKESRLSRLAQSLFVEEVASGGHEVIIEAARHTRSLSELNLAEIALAFSAYASRMRHWRKQPGIQFISLFKNVGRDAGASLQHSHSQLIASNHLPHSVREVNRRMRLHFARHGRCLQCDVLQAELERKERIIHQSDSLVAYCPHASRFPFLIRITTKSHLGCFEDLSVSMNEEVARLVLRCVRWLEAIIPGVAYNMMLHTAPVGEQNDGETHHWSLELAPRIGRLAGYELSSGGMINTVFPEAAAEEFRHQARRSDPRHALR, from the coding sequence ATGAAGACACAACAGTCAGGAGTCCACATCGATTCGCGGCAGACGTCTTTGAACGAAACCTCCCGGACTGCTGAGCATTCGCGTCCGGCCGAGCAAAGTGGATTGGACACGCAAAGCGTTACGGATCTGCAAACCGAACGTGACAAAGCCGCCCCCTCTCGCAGCAACTCGCCCGCGGCAAAAACCAAACAAAGTTCTGAATCGACCTACCAACGCGCCGAGGTTTTAGTCGATCGCTTGGTCGACGCTGAGATCCTGGAACAACCGCATCGGGAAGGCAGTCACGTCGACTTTCCCGATGAGTCACACGTTCAAACGGGCCGCTCGCGGCAAGATCCGATTTCGGGCAGTTGGACGATCTTTGCTCCCGGTCGCGCTCGCCGCCCCGATCAATTCAAATCCCATCGACCGAAGCCTGACGTTTCGATGGATTGCCCATTTTGTCACGGCAACGAACATTTGACCCCCGCATCGGTTTGGTCCGCCAAATTGTCTGAGGACGAAGAAGTCGTTCCGCAATCAGCCGATTGGACCGTTCGCGTGGTCCCGAATCTGTTCCCGGCCATCAAACCCGAGAGCAAAGTCAAACAAGAACCCGCCAACGAAGAAGGCGAAAAAGAATCTCGCCTGTCACGGCTGGCTCAATCTTTGTTCGTCGAAGAGGTCGCATCGGGTGGGCACGAGGTCATCATCGAAGCCGCTCGCCACACTCGATCACTCAGCGAATTGAACCTGGCTGAAATCGCCCTCGCATTCTCCGCCTACGCGTCCCGGATGCGTCACTGGCGAAAACAACCTGGCATCCAGTTCATCAGCTTGTTCAAAAACGTTGGCCGCGACGCGGGTGCGTCTTTGCAACACAGCCACAGTCAACTGATCGCGTCCAATCACCTGCCGCATTCCGTTCGCGAGGTGAACCGACGCATGCGATTGCACTTCGCGCGGCACGGGCGTTGTTTGCAGTGCGACGTTTTGCAAGCTGAGCTGGAACGCAAAGAAAGAATCATTCACCAGTCGGATTCGCTGGTCGCATATTGCCCTCACGCCAGCCGATTCCCGTTCCTGATTCGAATCACAACGAAATCACACCTGGGATGCTTCGAAGACCTTTCGGTTTCGATGAACGAAGAAGTTGCTCGGTTGGTTCTACGGTGCGTTCGTTGGTTAGAAGCGATCATTCCGGGTGTCGCCTACAATATGATGTTGCACACGGCGCCAGTTGGTGAGCAGAACGACGGCGAAACGCATCACTGGAGTCTTGAATTGGCACCGCGAATTGGGCGGTTGGCCGGTTATGAACTGAGCTCGGGTGGAATGATCAATACGGTCTTCCCCGAAGCCGCCGCGGAAGAATTCCGCCATCAAGCACGACGCAGCGACCCGCGACACGCGTTGCGTTAG